A stretch of Sebastes fasciatus isolate fSebFas1 chromosome 19, fSebFas1.pri, whole genome shotgun sequence DNA encodes these proteins:
- the LOC141757135 gene encoding valacyclovir hydrolase-like produces the protein MALFLLGGRFFKCRTDIKRVITATQPYCSSVVSGRQHVNGVDLYYERTGRGKHAVLLVPGTLGHPAIHFEHQMKSLNKERFTLVGLDSRGYGQSRPPARDYPPDFFEIDAKDGVDLMKALGFSKFSVMGWSAGGTVALIAAAKNPDLIKQLVVCGAKIQVFEKDNETTMEIRDASMARWKKIEPIMEIYGKEAFAKTWGGFLDGYLQYANRPGGSICVELMPLISCPTLIVHGEKDKMVSISETQVIHKLIKGSRLHLMPNGGHTLHDDYPDEFNKLVEDFLED, from the exons ATGGCGTTGTTTTTACTTGGAGGACGTTTCTTTAAATGCAGAACTGACATTAAGAGAGTCATCACAGCGACCCAGCCATACTG CTCTTCGGTGGTCTCAGGCAGGCAGCATGTTAACGGAGTGGATCTGTACTATGAGAGGACAGGCAGAGGGAAACATGCTGTGCTGTTGGTTCCTGGTACTTTGG GGCACCCTGCGATTCATTTTGAACATCAGATGAAGTCTCTGAATAAGGAACGCTTTACACTAGTGGGCTTGGATTCCCGTGGTTACGGACAATCCCGCCCCCCAGCCAGAGACTATCCCCCTGACTTCTTCGAGATTGACGCAAAGGACGGAGTGGATCTGATGAAG GCACTGGGCTTTAGCAAGTTCTCTGTGATGGGTTGGAGTGCGGGAGGAACCGTCGCTCTGATTGCAGCAGCGAAGAACCCCGACCTGATTAAACAACTGGTTGTATGTGGGGCCAAAATCCAGGTTTTCGAGAAGGATAACGAGACTACTATGG AGATACGTGATGCATCCATGGCCAGATGGAAGAAAATAGAGCCGATTATGGAGATCTATGGAAAAGAAGCCTTTGCTAAAACCTGGGGGGGCTTTTTGGATGGGTATCTACAATATGCAAATAGACCAGGAG GGAGTATCTGCGTGGAGCTTATGCCACTAATCAGCTGTCCAACCCTCATTGTCCATGGAGAGAAGGACAAAATGGTGTCCATCTCCGAAACACAGGTCATCCACAAACTCATCAAGGGATCACG ATTACACCTAATGCCAAATGGTGGCCACACTCTCCATGACGACTACCCTGATGAATTCAACAAACTGGTGGAAGACTTTCTGGAAGACTGA